The Corynebacterium confusum genome has a window encoding:
- a CDS encoding SpaA isopeptide-forming pilin-related protein: protein MSFASVRGHMALPGYVLLVFLCAVFGLVGIQTEVRAQELPSLVVAKTDGVGKEGEPPVPGATFQLTRLPDIAANDDDELSTLARSNPQLLTEAPGTSRGAVYTATTGNDGLAVFSGIQPGVYQLVELPSFVGEDRPSTTSPALVLVRSDERKLVRGKTQPLFVNKESQVAAARPGQRVSYRVESNVPDVDAHGKLYRYEFSDQLDDAFASGEVDTVTVRSLGKTMRLEPGRHYVESSSGRVLSFELTDVGLHTVAQARAGHPETRMEVQLHGILRSDLDDGARVLNRAAVAFDGMTAHDRVLSPLVTVVIDSASTTEPVPPREEDDFNTTSTAGKSQVRNRARAIVTKPTTTWMARNLVNRGARPAIS, encoded by the coding sequence ATGTCGTTTGCATCGGTGCGAGGGCATATGGCCCTCCCTGGTTATGTTCTGTTGGTGTTTCTGTGTGCGGTGTTCGGTCTCGTAGGGATACAGACTGAAGTGCGGGCACAGGAGCTCCCGAGCCTGGTAGTGGCCAAGACTGATGGGGTGGGCAAGGAGGGGGAACCTCCCGTTCCTGGGGCAACCTTTCAATTGACAAGGCTGCCTGATATCGCCGCAAACGATGATGACGAGTTGAGTACCTTGGCGCGAAGCAATCCTCAGTTGTTGACTGAAGCGCCCGGTACGTCGCGCGGTGCTGTCTACACAGCGACGACTGGTAACGATGGCCTCGCCGTATTCTCGGGCATCCAACCGGGTGTCTATCAACTGGTTGAACTACCGTCTTTTGTTGGGGAAGACCGGCCTTCTACCACGAGCCCAGCGCTAGTCCTTGTCAGGTCCGATGAACGGAAGCTGGTCCGCGGCAAGACCCAACCCCTCTTTGTTAATAAGGAATCTCAGGTGGCGGCTGCCCGTCCCGGTCAGAGAGTGTCATACCGAGTGGAATCGAACGTACCGGACGTGGACGCTCACGGAAAGCTGTACCGCTATGAGTTCTCTGACCAGCTGGACGACGCTTTCGCTTCGGGTGAGGTTGACACAGTCACTGTCCGTTCGTTGGGTAAGACGATGAGACTAGAGCCCGGAAGGCACTACGTGGAATCCAGCTCCGGGCGGGTCTTAAGCTTTGAACTCACCGACGTTGGTTTACACACGGTAGCGCAGGCACGTGCAGGGCACCCCGAGACGCGTATGGAAGTGCAGCTCCACGGCATCTTGCGCTCCGATCTTGACGACGGTGCACGAGTCCTGAACCGCGCGGCGGTGGCGTTCGATGGAATGACTGCACATGATCGCGTCCTGTCTCCATTGGTGACAGTAGTCATTGATTCCGCATCCACTACTGAGCCGGTGCCACCGCGTGAGGAGGACGACTTCAACACCACGTCCACCGCAGGGAAAAGCCAGGTGAGGAATCGAGCCAGAGCGATCGTGACCAAGCCGACAACAACGTGGATGGCGCGGAACCTGGTGAACAGAGGAGCACGCCCCGCGATATCTTAG
- a CDS encoding LPXTG cell wall anchor domain-containing protein, which yields MDGAEPGEQRSTPRDILASTGASILGLVLAGLCLILAGIIFLRRRRADEDSRKDFLQSSSNSSEQ from the coding sequence GTGGATGGCGCGGAACCTGGTGAACAGAGGAGCACGCCCCGCGATATCTTAGCCTCGACCGGTGCTAGCATCCTTGGGCTAGTTCTAGCTGGGTTGTGCCTTATCTTAGCCGGGATAATTTTCCTGCGTCGCCGGAGAGCAGATGAGGATTCTCGGAAAGATTTTCTCCAATCTAGTAGCAACAGTAGTGAGCAATAA